The genomic segment CGGCCAGGCTCAAAAGCAGGTCGGCAGCCTCAACGCTGCCGTTCTTGATCATCTCTTCAGAGAGCTTTGCGGCCATCTCCCCGGCTTTTTCCTGGAGTTCGTTGTCTGCGGCCTTGCATAGCAGCTCAGGCCCCTTGTTGCGGCGATGTTGCTCAATTTGGCGATTGTGTTTCCTGTTCGTCCGGCTCATATGCGCGTAAATCTCCCTTTCCGGACTGCTCCCGCAGCGGATGATTGCAGACAATAAAAAACCGGCCATCAAGGCCGGCTCATGTGCTCGGATTATCTGCGGCTCAAAGCCGCGAAGAAGACCTGCGGAAGCGTGTCCGAATGAATGGTCGACGGGGATCGTCCCCATCTGGCCCGGGCGCATTTCCCTATCTATTTTTAAGACTAGCAGATTGAAACAGTAATCGGCAATTATTTTTCCACATTTTTCACTGATTGTTTCCATCAGCTTAGGCCGTTTTTCCACAGGAGGGGGGCTTGACAAGATTTCCACAGGTGCCCCAAAGACGGTGCAATCTTCTCGGGCACGCTGGGCACCGTCTCGCCCAAAAACGCCGTACCTGCCCCCGTCCTGGTGGCTGACTTGCTGACTTGCTCGTCGCATAGCGACGCTGACTTGCTGGTCTGAAAACACCGCAACTCCTTCGATCTGCTTGCTGCCTGATCTCAAACCCCTACCCCCTACCCACTGTCTTTCCGTTATCCTTAACCGTTATGCCGAACGAAAAGCGATCCCCAGTGCTGCTCGTCCACGGCGGCGCCTGGGCCATTCCGGACGCCGATGCGGCCGCCCACCAGGCCGGCGTCCGCCGCGCCCTTGAAGAGGGATGGAAGGTTCTCCAGGGCGGCGGCCCCGCCATGGAAGCCGTCGTCGCCGCCGTCACCGTCCTTGAAGACGACCCCACCTTCGACGCCGGCCGGGGCAGCTTTCTCACCTCCGACGGCGGCGTGCAGCTCGACGCTCTCCTCATGGATGGCGGCCGCATGAAAGCCGGCGGAGTCGCCTGCGTCGAGCGCCTCCGCAACCCCATCCAGGCCGCCCGCCTAGTCCTTGAAGAGAGCCCTCACGTCTACTTCGTCGGCTCCGGCGCCGAAGCATTCGCCCAGCAGCACGGCATGGAACTCATTGACAACGCGGAGCTTGTCCTCGACCGTGAACGCGAGCGCCTCCGCGGGGCCCAGCAGCGCGCCGCTGCGGGCCTGGCCGACGAAACCTTCTCCGGCCACGCCGACGACAAGAGCCCGGAGACCGCCGTGGTACCCCCTCTCGACAGTCATGACACGGTCGGCGCCGTCGCCCTCGATGTAACCGGAAACCTCGCCGCCGGCACCTCCACCGGCGGAACCCTCAACAAAGCGCCAGGCCGCGTAGGCGACTCCTCCCTCATCGGCTGCGGCTGCTATGCCGACAATATGTCGGCCGCCGTCTCCCTCACCGGCTGGGGCGAACCCATCATGAAGTTGGTCCTTGGCAAGTGGGCCACCGACCGCGTCGCCGCCGGCGAAGCCCCCGAACTCGCCGCCCGTGAAGCAATCTCCTACCTCTTTCGCAGGCTTGGCGGCCATGGCGGCATCATCCTCCTCGGACCCGACGGCCGCTTCGGCTTCGCCCACAACACCCCCGCCATGGCCTGGGGCCTCGCCACCCCCGCCGGCATCGAAACCGGCCTCCAATGCACCTCGTAGCGCCGGTCTCCCGGCTTGCGGGAAAGGTTTTTGGGGAACGGGTTTGTATCAGGGCATGACTTCAGTCATGCCGCAAGGCTCTGGTTGGTCTTGGGCTTTAGCCCCCGCCAATGAGGGCTGGCCGAGATGGCCGGGTGCCCCATCCTTCGTGCGGTAGTATCGCGCGAAGGGTGGGAGACCACAAAAGCCCGCCCCTCTCCACAGAGTTGTCTCCCGAGCGCCGAGATTCACTGACTATCGAGACTGACGACTCAAACCGGCGCAGATATACGATAGCCACATGGAAAAGATGCAGCCCGAACAGCTCCTCGCGCGGCTCATCCACGGCAGCCCTGATCCGGCCCCGCCGCGCCGCTCAGAATCGGAGCTCGCAAAGGTTCAGCATTGGACCGCCCCCATCCTCCTCGAACGCTGCGCGTATCTCCGCAAGATGGCCCGCGCCGGCGAAGGCTGGGCCTCCGACACCATCCGCGACTATCCCGGCCACCAGGCGACGCTAGTCGTCCGCCTTCGCAACAGCTCCGCTGAGATGCTCGACGGCGTCGCGCAAATGATCCACGTCCTCGAAGGCCGCGCCACCATCGTCACCGGCGGCCTCATCGAAAGGCCCCGCAAAACCGCTCCCGGCCAAACCACCGGCACCGCCATCCTGGGCGGATCCACCCAGGAACTCCGTCCCGGCGACGTCATCCACATAGCCGGCGGCATCCCCGTCCAGTTCCACGTTCCCAACGAGAAACCCTTCAGCTGCCTTATCTTACAAATCAAGGAAGAGCCGACCACCTGATTACCTGACGACCTCACCACCTAAACTTCTCTCAGCGTCTCCAAACCCACCGCCGCCAGATACGACCCCAGCAACCGCCGCGACCACCATGCCCCATTCACCTTCCTCTCCGCGGCCGTCGTATACGAGTACTGATAGAACTGTGCCCGCACATACGCCGGCGGCGCATCCGGAAATGGATTCCTACGTAACAGCCTGAGAATCGTCGCATCGTTCGTCAGCAGCCGCTTGATGAACCGGAAGAACCACAGTTTGTGCCCGTAAACGTGTATGCCATGCGACGTAACCGCCACGCCAAACGGCAGGAACCAAACCATCCAGTCCAATCGCAGATGATACGGCGCAACCTGCGGCGGCGTGCGCCGCACATCGCCCGGCTTGCCCTTGAACTCGTACTCCTTCCACTCCGTCGCCGCCGTCAGCACCGCATCGGCCGTGCCTTCAATCACCACCTCATAGCGCTCTTTCGACACATTGCCGAACGCCCCATATGCGCCCACCAGGTGGAACCGGTTGTAGCTGTAGTTCATCATCTGGTCTTTCGAGATCAGGTTGAGCGTCGGCTGAATCGACATCGCCGTCGTCGCCAGTGCCAACGCCCACAGCACCACGTCCCATGCCAACGGTCTCGCCCCGAAGCCAGAGCCCGCATAGCGCAGCAGATGCCCATCAAACGCCGAGAAGCCCAGCACCACCGTGAGCCAGTTCAGCCATGAATAGTTACCACTGATGATCAGGATCAGCTGCTGCGAAACCAAAATCACTCCGGCGATAAACGCTACCGGCTGCGGCGCAAAAAGGAAGAACGGCGCAACCACCTGCACGAAGTGGCTGTAGCCCGCCGAGAAGCGATGAACCGGCTTTGGAATCCAGTGGAAATACCAACTCAACGCGTTGGGCAGCGGCTGCGTCTCATAGTGGTAGTACATGCAGGTCAGGTCGCGCCAGCACTGGTCATGCCGCAGCTTGATCAGCCCGGCCCCCATCTCCGTGCGGAACAGCATCCACCGCAGAATCAGGATCGGAATCACCGAAGGCCGCACATGCGCCGGCCCAAGAAAAGCAGTGAAGAAGCCCGCCTCCAGCAGCATCGACTCCCACCCAAACCCAAAGAACGTCTGCCCGACGTTCACAATCGATAAGTACAGCGCATAGAGCACCAGCCACGCGCTCACTGAAACCCAGATCGGCCCCGCGTCGGTAATCCCCGCCAGCGCCAGCACGGAGAGGACAACCCCGCTCCACGCCACCGCATCCGCCAGCCCATCCGAGTAGCGCCAGTGAAACAAGCTCGGAGCCTCGCGGAACGAAACACGCCGCAGGAATTCCGGCACCGGCAGCAGCCCGCGCTCCCCCAGCAGCGGCTTGAACTGGTTCAGCACCGTGAGGAACGCGACCAGGTAAATTGCCGCCATACCGCGCTGCACAAGCAGCCGCGCGAGCGTTAGATCGCCGAAGTAATTCGTGAGCAAGTGCATATGCCCCCTCGGCCGCTTTCCAGTCGCTTGCTTGGATGATGGTTCGGGGACTGGCGTCCCGTTTCGGGCAGCCGTAAAGCGCCTGTGATTGGAGTCACGGCCCCCACCGCGCACGGCTCCTTAGTCTGGTAGCGAGGAGATTCCGGCTTTATGGCTTACGTCATTACAGATGTGTGCAAGAAAGACTTTGTCTGCGTGGAGCAGTGTGCCACCGCGGCGATCGCCCCCATGCAGGGCGACCCAAAGGCGGGAACCGTGTCGCAGGTCTACATCAATCCCGACGAGTGCATCGACTGCGGCAACTGCGCCGCCGTCTGCGAACCGGGCGCCATCTTCGCCGAGTCCGAGCTGCCCGCCGACAAGGCTCACTTCGCCGAAAAGAACCGCGCCTACTTCAACTAATCGCAAAACCGTTACTGGCTTCTCAGCAAGGCTCTCGCGTCAGCGGGAGCCTTTGCCATTCATCCACAGCCAACCCCGCTGCCACCGCTACCTGCGCTCCAGCAGCTATCTGCGCTCGAGCAGCATAGACTTGAACCATGATCCAGCGCATCGCCATCCTGGGCACCGGCCTGCTCGGCACGTCTGTCGGCCTCGCCCTCCGCGCCTCCGGCTTCTCCGGCTCCATCAGCGGCTGGAACCGCAGCAAAGCCGGCGCCGAGCAAGCCCTCGCGATGCGCGCCATCGATTCCATCGCCCTTGACGCCATCGAAGCCGCGCGCCAGGCCGACATCACGCTGCTGGCAGTCCCCATTTACGCCACCCTCGATCTCATGGAGCAGCTCTCCACCATCCTCACCCCCAGCCAGCTCCTTACCGACGTAGGCAGCACCAAGGGCCAGATCACCGCCGCCGCCGCACGCCTCTACAACAAGCCGGACCGCGCCGCTTTCCTTCCCGGTCACCCCATGGCCGGAAAAGAGCGCGGTGGCGCTGAACTCGGCGACGCTAACCTGTTCCGCAACGCCGTCTGGCTCTTCACCGACGATCCTTCCGCACAGCGCTCCGCAACCGGCGCGGCCCTCGTCCAGGCCTGGCGCGAACTCATCGTGCAGATGGGCTCGCGCACCATCGACATCGATCCCGCCCGCCACGACGAAATGGTCGCCTGGGTCAGCCATCTTCCGCAGTTCACCGCAACCGCCCTCAGCGCCCTGCTTGAAGAGGAAGTCGGTGACGCCCCCGAGCTTAAAGACGTAGGCGGCCGCGCCCTCCGCGAGATGACCCGCCTCGGCGCCAGCCCGTTCTCCATGTGGCGTGACATCGCCGCGACCAACACCGCCGCAATAGAAAAAGCGCTGCTCGCCCTTGAGCAGCGCCTCACCTACCTTCGCGAGAACCTCCGCGAACCCGCCCTCCGCCAGGAGTTCGAACAAGCCAACAAGTTCCGCAGCGGCTCCTGATTCGCCTTGAAGTTTTTTCGTTTTTAGACGACCATGACAAAGTACGAGCTCCGAAACTACATCACGGCGGACGGCAAGGACATCGTATCGCGCTGGCTGTCAGGACTCCGTGACAGGGCTGCCCGAGTAGCCATCGACCGTCGTCTGAACCGCATCGAGAACGGTAATTTCGGCGATCACAAGTTCTGCCAGGATGGAGTTTGGGAGCTGCGCGTCGACCTCGGGCCTGGATACAGGGTCTACTATGCGCTCATGGGCAGCAGATAGTGCTTCTCCTTTGTGGCGGCGACAAAGGCAGCCAGAGCGTTGATATCGCACGCGCTTGCGCATACTGGCAGGATTGGCAACGGAGGTCCGCATCATGAGAGATATAGCCCACGACGACGCCATGGCCGAAACATTCCGCGATGACCCTCAGTACGCCGTCGATTTTCTGAACGCCATCCTTGCGGACGGCGACCAGGCCGAGCTCCTCATTGCGCTTCGTCAGTTAGCCAAGGCCTTCGGAGGCGTCCAAACAATCGCCGAGAAAGCCGACCTAAACCCCACACAGCTTTATCGCACCCTCTCGAGCGAAGGCAATCCAGAGCTAAAGAGCCTCTCGGCAATCCTCAGGGCGATGGGTTTCAGGTTGGCTGTGGAACGTGTCAAAGCCGCCTAGCGGCTACTCGGCATCATCATCGCTAATCGCCTCTAAACCGTCTCAGCTTCCTTGGCCGGCTCAGGCTCCAGCGTACGGTTCACAACCTGCAGCCCCTCAGCCTTGGCCGCTTCCAGCAGCGTCTTCGATGCCGACACAAAAATGACATCCGTCCCCTGGAACATGTCCCGCGCCACCAGGGCAGCGCTCAACTGCAGCGCATCGGGCCAGCGCAGCACGCGCCTATCCAGCAGTTGCCGCGCGCACTCCAGCACCGCCGGATTCAGCGGCTCCTGCACCGTTCGCGCAGCCTCAAGCCTAAGAATCTCCAGCGCCGCCGAGGCGTCCTCGTGGCTGATTCCGCCGGCGCGCTCCCGCTTCCGGATCGCCGCGTACACCTCCAGCGGCGTCGAAGCGGCAATCAGCTTGCGATTGTCCTCCACGCTCTCCATCAGCCGGATGAGCGCGTCCGTGCCCGGCTCCCGCACAAAGAGCTTGGCGAAAGCCGTGGCTTCCAGGAAATAGCAGCTCACAGAACCCCCCGCTCCTCTTCAAGAACGGCGGTGAGTGTCTCCCCGTGAACCGCCACGGGATGGAAGCGCTGCGCCTCTTCGGGAATGCCCGCTTCGGCGCGGTTCAACCGAATCGTCGTCGTGGGATACGCCGGCGTCTTGGGATTGGCAATCTTGCTGGTCAGCACGACGCCCCGCTGAATCGCCTCTGCCAGGATCGCCTGCCGCGACTCCGGATTCTGGTTCCAGCGGTACGATTTGCGCGGCAAAAACGAGTCGCGGAACCACTTCAGAGCGATGAAGGCGTGTCCGCCGCGCTCGGCCTCAGCCAGGGCATTGCATAGTTCCCGAACGCGTGCATCCAGATCTGCGGGCACCATTGGCTCTGCAACCTCATCCTCATCGGCATCATGCTCGGCCGCCGCTGGCCGGGCCGCTGTACGCACCGTGCGCGGAGCCGCCTCTTCTCCGCCAATCCGCTCAAAATAGATGCGGACCTCATCCTCTTCCGGCGACCACGTCTCCGCGGTGGCGTTGCGGCGCTTGCTCCGCCCATTCTCGCTACATAACTCCACGATCGCCTGGTATCCCGGAGGCGCCAGAAAGCGAAGCGCGCGCACAAGGCCCGGATCCTGCGAGTAAGACAGCTCGTTCAAGGCCTCTTCAATAATTTCTTCTGCATCAGGAATACTAAGACTGCTTACATCTACGCCGGCTTGCGCCACTCTCGCTGATTTCATACTTTCCTTCTCCGTATACCGCAACTCCGACTACCTGAATCTACGGCCGCGCCTCCAAGCCGGGCGGCCTGGACTCTTGGCGCAAAATAGGCAACGCTCGGGGGGTCGAGTCGTGCACGTATTGAATGCGCGTTCACCGCACTCCCAGTGTCGCTATCTAGGGAAATGCCCGGAACTCCTTCCCGAGCCCAAATATCCAAATGTGTGATGGTTTTGAAAAAAACAACTGACCAACAGAATTGGTTCTACTTAATCGACTGGATACTAACCTCACGGTAGTGTATATGATAATTTCGGCCTCGGTCATCCAGAAAATTATCGATATTTTGCAATTTACACCCTATTCCGCGCACGGAACCGCCTCGCGCGGTTTGGCTCAGCTTGCCGGTCCCCGTAAAATAAGGTCATGCGTCGTACTTTGCCGCTGCTTCTCGCGGCCCTGGTGTCCTTCTCTGCCCTGCTTCATGCCGATGGCCCTGCGTTCGACCTTGCCGGACCTAAAGTGGATGTCCACGTAAAGCGTGGCGACATCACACTGCCCGTTGGCCAGACCGCCAACCTTATGCCCGGCGACCGCCTCTGGATACACCCCGACCTGCCGGAGAGCCAGTCCGCTCATTTTGTTCTGGTTGTGGCCTTCCTTCGGGGGGCCACGAACCCGCCGCCGAACGACTGGTTCACGCGCGTGGAGACATGGACCCGCGCTGCCCGTGAAGAAGGCGTCTTCGTCACCGTGCCCAAAGAGGCCCAGCAGGCCCTCGTCTTTCTGGCGCCCGAAACCGGTGGTGACTTCGCCACCTTGCGCCGCGCCGTCCACGACCGCCCCGGCGCTTTTGTCCGCGCCGCCCAGGATCTTCAGGCCGCAAGCTGGGAGCGCATGCGCCTCGACGACTACATCAACGAGGTCAAGACCGGAAACCAGGCCGACCCCAAGGCTTACAAGGAGCGCGCCGAACTCTCCGCACGCTCCCTCGGCATTCGCATCCAGCAGCAGTGCTTCGACCGGCCGGTGGAGCAGCAGGCTTCCTGCCTGTCGCAGCATACCGAGGGCATGGTGCTCGACGACGCCAACGCCCAGAACCTTGTCGGGCAGATCGCCAACGGTTCCACCGCTGACCTGATGAACCAGATCAGCTACTCGCATCTTGGCGGGGGTGGCATGTACAGCCCCTACATCGGCGCAATCGTCGATATGGCCAAGATCCTCTCGTCGCTGCACACCGCGCGCTTCCAGTACATCCCCGCGCTGGCGTTGCCGACAAAGGACACGCTTAACCTCCGTCTCAACGAGCCCCCCTCGTTCCGCGATCCCAAGTCGGTTGTCGTGGTCGCGCTTCCGCCCGTCGGCCCCTCCAAGGCGCCGCCACTGCACCCGCTGAATCCCAACGAGACTCTCTGTGCGCAAAAGCCCGAGCTCGTGTTCTCAGCCGATAACGCCCCGCTGATCTTTGGCACCGCAATCGCCCGTGAGCTCAAGCTCCGCATTGAGGGCCCCAGCAACTTCTCCATCGACATTCCAGCCATGGCTGATCCTGCGCGTGGCGGCGTGGTTCCCTCGTCCGATCTGCCCAAGCTGCCTGGCGGCGAGCTCACGGCTACGGTACTGGGCAAGTGGGGGTTCGACGACTTCGAAGGCCCTCGCTACAAAATGCTCTCCGCCGCGCCAGGCAAGTGGACCGTCGCTTCGGATGATCAGTCCGCCCTCATCGTGGGCCGCGACGACACGTTGCACATCCATGGCGACAGCAATCTCTGCGTCTCCAAGATCGAGCTGGCGGGTGATAAACCCCTTCCGCTGACCTGGAAGTCGCCCAAGCCCGAGACCATGCAGGTCGACGTCCCGATGAAGGACGCCACCCCCGGCCCCATCTCCATCCGCATCCATCAGTACGGGGTAGAGAAGCCGGACGTCATCAGCCTCAATGCCTACGCCGAAGCCGCGTCGCTCGACAGCATCAGCCTCAACGTGGGTGATCAGACCGCGACGCTCAAAGGCACGCGGCTCGATGAAGTGGCAAAGGCTTCCTTCGGCAAGATCGACTGGTCGCCCGACAAGCTCTCGCGCGTGCAGGACTTCGACCAGCTTACGCTCAAGACCGCCGCGTCCACATCAGAACTCGACCCCGGCACCCGGCTCAGTGCCAAGGTTTCGCTGCGCGATGGCCGCGAGCTAAAAGTGCCTGTGCACGTCGATTTGCCGCGGCCGCAGGTCTCGTTGATGAGCAAAGGCGCGCAGGACGCCGACAGCACCACCCCCTCACCTGTCCACATGGGCAGCCCCGACGATCTGCCCCTAAGCGGCAAGGTTGTCTTCTTCCTAAAATCGGAGGTTCCGCAGAAATTCCCTCGCAATCAGAAGGTCGAAGTCGCGGCCGACGATGGCAGCTTCTCGACCACGCTCTCACTGGCCGACGGATCCCTGATGCTGGAAGACGCCCGCACTGCGATCGGCACCGTGGAACCGATGGCCAAATTCGGCGCATCGGCCTTTGGGCCCATCAGCGCCCGGGCAGTCTCTGCTGACGGCGTTCCCGGCGGCTGGATGCACCTCGGCACCATCGTCCGCGTTCCCACGTTCAGAGACCTGCGCTGCCCGCATTCCACCGCGAAGCCCTGCACTCTGAGCGGATCAAACCTGTTCCTGGTCGACTCCATCGCCGCCACCCAGGACTTCAGCAATGCCACCGAGGTTCCCACCGGCTTCACCGGCGCTCAGTTGACCGTGCCCCATCCGGTGAACGGGACGCTCTATCTCAAGCTCCGCGACGATCCGGAGATTGTGCAGACGCTCAGCCTGCCGGTAACCCCGATCGGCCCCCTCCCCGTGCCGGCGGCCGCCGTTGTCGAGCCGAAATCAGCCGAGCCGAAATCAGCCGATCCAAAGGCTGAAGCGAAGCCGGCCGATACTCCAGCGAAGTCCGACGCCAAACCCGACGCCAAGCCGGACAAGCCCGATACGAAGGTCCAGCGCGAGGAGCAGTAAACCGCCTCAATCAGCAGAGAGTACGAGCGACGCCGCCATGGCGCCCCGGTAGGGGCGACACGAGAATAGCCCCGGCCAGGTCCGAGTGGTGCGAGGACCTGTCCGGGGTTCCAGCGCCACACCACTCGCGCGCACCTCATATCCCGGCGGAACCCCGCGAACCGGCCCCCCTCTGCACGTACTCACAACCGAAAACTGGCAACTGCAACCGTGACCGCGATCACAGACCCGCATATCGGAACGATCTACTCTGCTTGCAGACGGTTGGAGTGTCTTCCGGCGCCGTTTCTTGAACAAAAATCAGCGCCTGTTTACTAGAAAATTAGCTACCCCTCCCCCTGTTTTTACTTCTCCATATATTCGCTTTTTAGATCAACGTCTCTATCTAACTTTCATTTCAACAATGAGTTATGCTGATACAAAAATTCATATGCCGTTGAGCCATTTTTTCGGATCTGCAATCGACAATGTTACCTCGTAGTAAACAGCCGGAGCCCTTTTCCCATCAGGATAGCCATCAGACTAGCCGGCCGCAGTCGCAACGGGATTATCTTCTGTGCCGGTTTCGGGGAACCGATTCGTAGTAAGCGGAACGATGGCCAGGACTCTCGTCCCGGCTCCTGGCTGCGACTCGACCGACAGGCTGCCGCGCACCAGGTGCGCTCGTTCCTGCATGCTCAGAAGTCCCAGCCCGCCGCTTCGCATCACCGCCTCGAGATCGAATCCAACGCCCCAGTCCTGAACCTCGAGAAGGATTTCCCCCGCCGTCCCGCTCAGCGCGACCGCGAAGTTCGCGCTCTGGCTGTATTTGACGGCATTGCGCAAAGCTTCCTGGGTGATCCGGAAGAGGGTGATTGACACGTCCTGCGGCAAAGTTCTGGGCACGCCCTCTTCTTTGAAATCGATGTGGACACTGTACTGCTTCGAGAACTCGCCGCAAAATCCTTTGAGAGCGGCTGCGAGGCCCAGGTGGTCGAGCTTCGACGAGTGAAGCTGGTGCGAGAGGCCCTGCACATCGGCAGCAATCTCCACGCAGTATTCCCGAATGTCGTGCAGACTGTCTTTCGATCCGTTACGGTTCACTTGCTCGAGGCGGACCGACAGAACTGCGAGTCGCTGGCAGATGTCGTCATGAAGCTCGCGGGCGATACGGCGGCGCTCGTCTTCCTGCGCTCCAATGAGACGCCCGCTGAGATCGCGCAGGGCTTGCTGCGCGAGCTTCTGATCCGTAATATCCACGACCGAGCCGATGAACCCGGCAAACGATCCCTCACCATCGAAGCGCGGCGTGGCGAGATTGAACACCCAGCGGTAGACTCCATCGCTGCGGCGCAGGCGGTACTCGCAGGAGTAGGGCGCGTGATCTCTCAGCGAATTGGTGTAGTCAAGCTGCACCCGTGCCCGGTCGTCAGGATGGACGTATTCCATCCACGTATCGCCGAAGCCTGCGGTGGTGTCGCCACCGGTGTACTCGAGACGCCGGCTGTTCAGATAAGTGGTAGTGCCATCGGGGCCGCACATCCAGATGAGCGCCGGAGTAGTCTCCGCCAGCATACGGAAAAGTTCTTCGCTCTCGCGCAAAATGGCTTCAGCCCGGCGCTTGCGCCGGCGCTGCCAAAGCAGCCCAGCGATGAGAAAGGCCTGAATAACGATCACGGCCAATGCCGCGAGAATGTACTTCCGATAGACCGCCCACAGCGGCGGCGGCCGATAGAGAACCAGACTTCCAGGCGGCAGAGCCGACCCCGAGATGTGCCAGCGCTGTAGCTGACGCCAATCGACCATGACTTGACGGCCGGAGTCCTCGATGACCGGGGCAGCGGTCTCGGATTGCTTTCCGGAAAGGATGCGCGCCGCGGCTTCGCCTGCCCATGCCATGTTCGCGTTCCAGTCAGCATAGACTCCGCCCACGCAGCCGCGATCGAGACAAAGCGTGTGGAACGCCGAATACGTGGGGAACCGCTTGGTGGCTTCCGCAAGGACGTCGTTCGCGTCCACAGGTCTTTCGACCCCACCTTCAGGGGCCATCTGGAAGAGAACCACGGTGTGAGGAGGCAGGGAGTCGATGCTCCGGAGCATCTCCGCGCTGGGAGTCCCGACCAGGTCGATCTCTTTCACCTGGTCCTGGTGACGAAGAATCTCGGCATGCGCGAGCGCCCACCAGAGTTTCGTTGTCGTATCGATGACAGCGATGGTGCGCGTGTCGGGATGGAGGCGAAGGGCCAGATCGACGGTGGACTGAATGTCCGCTGATTCCGTTCTGCCCACCATTCCCGGCAGCAGATGGATCTCTGCCAGCTCGTCTTTGCTGAGACCGTAGAAAACCACGGGCAGGCCGGGAAAGATCTTGTCGCGGTATCGGGTGGCGAAATCGAGAGCATCAGGAGACGCCACGATGATGAGGTCGAGCTTGACCTTGCTGTAGCCGCGGCGAAGCGTCTCCGCAAGGCTATCCAGGTAAGATGCCCCCGCCCATGCCTGTTCGAAATTGCCGTAGATATAGGAGACGTAGACGTTTACCTGGCCCGCATAGTGCGCCTGCATGGCGTGTTCAATCTGGCCGAGGTCACTGGTTTGATTTGCCGAGCTGAAGATGACAAGTATGTTCTTCGCGGTCTTCTGCGCAAAACCCGGTGCGCCGCTGAGCAAGCTGATGAGGATGGCAAGAATCGCAAGGCACGCATAGCGCACCCCGGCTCCGCTCCGACCTGAGGTATCAGACAGCTCCGCAACCGGCGGCGTGGTCATAGGCTCTACCCGCTGTAATCGTGTGGGGGACTGTTTGTAGTTGTCGCCGACCTCGTCCGGCTGGTCGTACGCGCGCCGATCTAGTTTTTTGGTGGGCCCGGACCAACTTGGATTACTGAGTATACGCGCAGTCCAAGCGGAAAGTCTCAGAGTGGAAATAGCGGGCTGGCGGCCTGGAACGGCTCCCACCCTTCGTGTTGAGCGAAGGGCGGGTTCCTGGTGAAGTAGCTTGCTTAGAAGCTGCGCCCGACGGCGGTCGCGATAAGCCGCAACTCGCCCATGAGCGTGTCGAACTGGTCGCAGTAAAGCGTCTGCGCGGCGTCGCTGGCGGCCTTATCAGCGTTGGGGTGCACTTCGACGATGATCCCATCGGCGCCTGCCGCCACTGCTGCGCGGGCCAGCGGAGCAACGAGATCGCGGCGGCCGGTTCCGTGCGAAGGGTCGCCAATGATAGGCAGGTGCGAGAGCTTCTTCACAATGGGAATCGCGGAGATGTCCATCGTGTTGCGCGTGGCAGTTTCGTAGGTGCGAATACCGCGCTCGCAGAGGATTACTTCGTAGTTGCCGCCCGACAGGATGTATTCGCTCGAGAGCAGTAGCTCCTCAATCGTGGCGGCAATGCCGCGCTTCAGCAGGATGGGTTTGCGGATCTGCCCGAGATCGCGCAGCAGATTGAAGTTCTGCATGTTGCGTGCGCCTACCTGAAAGAGGTCGACGTAAGGCAGCATGGGCTCGATCTGCGCGATCTCCATCACTTCGCTAACGACGAGGAGGCCGTGCGCCTCGGCGGCTTCGCGCATCAGCTCCAGGCCCGGAATGCCCATGCCCTGAAAGGCGTATGGCGAGGAGCGGGGCTTGAAGGCTCCGCCACGCAG from the Occallatibacter riparius genome contains:
- a CDS encoding lipase maturation factor family protein, whose protein sequence is MHLLTNYFGDLTLARLLVQRGMAAIYLVAFLTVLNQFKPLLGERGLLPVPEFLRRVSFREAPSLFHWRYSDGLADAVAWSGVVLSVLALAGITDAGPIWVSVSAWLVLYALYLSIVNVGQTFFGFGWESMLLEAGFFTAFLGPAHVRPSVIPILILRWMLFRTEMGAGLIKLRHDQCWRDLTCMYYHYETQPLPNALSWYFHWIPKPVHRFSAGYSHFVQVVAPFFLFAPQPVAFIAGVILVSQQLILIISGNYSWLNWLTVVLGFSAFDGHLLRYAGSGFGARPLAWDVVLWALALATTAMSIQPTLNLISKDQMMNYSYNRFHLVGAYGAFGNVSKERYEVVIEGTADAVLTAATEWKEYEFKGKPGDVRRTPPQVAPYHLRLDWMVWFLPFGVAVTSHGIHVYGHKLWFFRFIKRLLTNDATILRLLRRNPFPDAPPAYVRAQFYQYSYTTAAERKVNGAWWSRRLLGSYLAAVGLETLREV
- a CDS encoding cupin domain-containing protein, producing the protein MEKMQPEQLLARLIHGSPDPAPPRRSESELAKVQHWTAPILLERCAYLRKMARAGEGWASDTIRDYPGHQATLVVRLRNSSAEMLDGVAQMIHVLEGRATIVTGGLIERPRKTAPGQTTGTAILGGSTQELRPGDVIHIAGGIPVQFHVPNEKPFSCLILQIKEEPTT
- a CDS encoding prephenate dehydrogenase is translated as MIQRIAILGTGLLGTSVGLALRASGFSGSISGWNRSKAGAEQALAMRAIDSIALDAIEAARQADITLLAVPIYATLDLMEQLSTILTPSQLLTDVGSTKGQITAAAARLYNKPDRAAFLPGHPMAGKERGGAELGDANLFRNAVWLFTDDPSAQRSATGAALVQAWRELIVQMGSRTIDIDPARHDEMVAWVSHLPQFTATALSALLEEEVGDAPELKDVGGRALREMTRLGASPFSMWRDIAATNTAAIEKALLALEQRLTYLRENLREPALRQEFEQANKFRSGS
- a CDS encoding type II toxin-antitoxin system RelE/ParE family toxin, yielding MTKYELRNYITADGKDIVSRWLSGLRDRAARVAIDRRLNRIENGNFGDHKFCQDGVWELRVDLGPGYRVYYALMGSR
- a CDS encoding 4Fe-4S dicluster domain-containing protein — protein: MAYVITDVCKKDFVCVEQCATAAIAPMQGDPKAGTVSQVYINPDECIDCGNCAAVCEPGAIFAESELPADKAHFAEKNRAYFN
- a CDS encoding isoaspartyl peptidase/L-asparaginase — encoded protein: MPNEKRSPVLLVHGGAWAIPDADAAAHQAGVRRALEEGWKVLQGGGPAMEAVVAAVTVLEDDPTFDAGRGSFLTSDGGVQLDALLMDGGRMKAGGVACVERLRNPIQAARLVLEESPHVYFVGSGAEAFAQQHGMELIDNAELVLDRERERLRGAQQRAAAGLADETFSGHADDKSPETAVVPPLDSHDTVGAVALDVTGNLAAGTSTGGTLNKAPGRVGDSSLIGCGCYADNMSAAVSLTGWGEPIMKLVLGKWATDRVAAGEAPELAAREAISYLFRRLGGHGGIILLGPDGRFGFAHNTPAMAWGLATPAGIETGLQCTS
- a CDS encoding type II toxin-antitoxin system VapC family toxin; this encodes MSCYFLEATAFAKLFVREPGTDALIRLMESVEDNRKLIAASTPLEVYAAIRKRERAGGISHEDASAALEILRLEAARTVQEPLNPAVLECARQLLDRRVLRWPDALQLSAALVARDMFQGTDVIFVSASKTLLEAAKAEGLQVVNRTLEPEPAKEAETV
- a CDS encoding helix-turn-helix domain-containing transcriptional regulator gives rise to the protein MRDIAHDDAMAETFRDDPQYAVDFLNAILADGDQAELLIALRQLAKAFGGVQTIAEKADLNPTQLYRTLSSEGNPELKSLSAILRAMGFRLAVERVKAA